One part of the Corynebacterium sp. CNCTC7651 genome encodes these proteins:
- a CDS encoding suppressor of fused domain protein — MTGDDIVAWIDSLFPGVRLTLFDGLPVATSKHNGVPVAVTAGFSNVDSGLRLDGDEATHVRCELAVRGNVDPFTLSSTVVRAAREIAALGIPAQPGVLLEGLAAGKVRHGWLREPLLFDAGTPHLKEPGQITLLLELVLLTDDEFSIASEQGPDVLQRRLRRRGVDVTDWYRD; from the coding sequence GTGACCGGCGACGACATTGTTGCTTGGATCGATTCCCTCTTCCCGGGCGTGCGGCTCACGCTTTTCGACGGCCTCCCAGTCGCCACCTCGAAGCACAACGGCGTGCCGGTGGCGGTGACGGCGGGTTTTTCAAACGTCGATAGTGGCCTGCGCCTGGACGGGGACGAGGCGACGCACGTGCGCTGCGAGCTTGCCGTGCGCGGCAACGTGGATCCGTTCACGCTGAGCTCCACGGTGGTGCGGGCGGCGCGCGAAATCGCCGCGCTGGGCATCCCCGCACAGCCCGGGGTTTTGCTGGAGGGGCTCGCCGCGGGCAAGGTCCGGCACGGGTGGCTGCGGGAGCCCTTGCTTTTCGACGCCGGCACACCCCACCTCAAAGAACCCGGCCAAATCACCCTCCTTCTGGAGCTTGTCCTGCTTACCGACGATGAATTTTCCATCGCCTCAGAGCAGGGCCCCGACGTGCTGCAGCGCCGCCTGCGCCGCCGT